From the genome of Solanum stenotomum isolate F172 chromosome 5, ASM1918654v1, whole genome shotgun sequence:
TCATAAATCAAAAGGATAACCTTCTCCCTTTCATaataataaccaaaaaaaatacaaagaaagacacttttttgttttggtagttgaattaaaaaaaaaacagaagaatGTGTAAAATGATCAGATGATACGGCGGCACAGGGTAATGCCATCACCAATAGGAAGCATACAAATCTCGACCCTCTGATCTTCTGCTAAGGCTTTGTTAAGTTCCAATACAAAGTCTCTATAATACCTTACGTATTTTCTCATCGGTGCATCAGCTGGTGCAGCCACAGAGCCATTCCATAGGGTGTTGTCGTACCCAATCAAACCACCAACTTTCACTAATTCTATAATCCTTTTGTGATAGTTGATGTAGTTGTCCTTGTCAGCATCCACAAATATGAAATCATATGTGCCATGATTGTTTTTCTGAAATAATTTAACGACAAAGTTCATAATTAATTACGAGTGATTATTTTTACGAGGAAGGTTAAGGTTGGATGAAATGAAACTCACATCTTCAAGTAATTGATCAAGAAGAGGCAAAGCAGGGCCTTCTCTAAAATCAATCTTGTGTGACACACCGGCCTTTTCGATTATGGGAAGGCCAATTTCGTAATTTTCTCGGTTAATGTCCATTGCCAATATctgcaaaaatatataaataaatggtTCACGGAGTTATATGCATATGCCTTGGAGAGACTAATTAAATAGTAGTACATAGAACTATAGAAGAAACAAAACCAAgggataagaaaaaaaaagaatattttgcTATATTGTTTGAAGGGTACTCTAAAATGCCCCTTAACTATTTAAAcggtataaaattatttttcatctatCTTTCGGTTTTCAAATATCTTTGATATCAATATTTTGGCTCAAAATTATTCAGATTAATTATATAAGctcatatattaagtaatttaaaattattttaacgaaGAAGAACCTAAAATACTCTTAAACTATTTGACTTGGTACATTATTGTCTTCCATCTACCTTATGCTATGAGTGTGGACGTTAGAAATAAGGGTATTTTAAGTCAAAAGATTATGTCAAGAATATTTGAGGACCGAAACATGGACGAAAGATacttttgtaccaattcaaatagtAAAAGGACATATTTGACCCTTCTCCATTAAGGTATATATTGTAGTTGTTGTATTATCATAAGTGGTATATGtctaagttttaaaaaataatttaatttatttagtaaattattAGTAGTTAAGTATtcatattataaatcatatgaGGTATCAACTCTAATATAATATTCTGACCCTACTCCCACCTTATaagattataaatgaaaaaaatataacatttaaaattatataacaaCTACAATGTTCAGtagaaacttttttttattcatatttggGACAATTATGGTGGAGTTATCTAATCTGCTAGTGGAAAAAAACTAATCgatctatcatatcatattactctctccgtttcattttatatgtttgGTTAActtaacataaaatttaatttagaaaattattttattaaaataaaaaaatatatattttaaagttaaattgttacgtACCTTTCCGTCTTCGGGGATAGCAAGGGCGGTAGCAAGAAGGGAGTAGCCAGTGTATACTCCAATCTCCATGGTGTTTTTTGCATTTATCAATTTTAACAACATGTTCAAGAACTGACCTTCATCTGCTGATGTTGTCATTAGATTCCTGTTAATTTCAAACATATatagattattaattaattaattcactcgaaaaaaataacaatgtaTAATTGTATCGTAATTAGgtatgaaatttaattaattactcaCCATGGATGCTTAGCAGTCACCTCCCTAAGTTCTTTCATGGATTCTGGCTCTCTGGGATATACGCTGGTCTCaagtatatactatatataatacaaaCGAAGCGATCATTAGTCAGAGGCGAATTTAAGATTTCATGTTTGGATAGAAAGTATATTGTTGTATATGCTATTCTTTTGTAATAACCAAACTTAATATAGTCTGTTTgtctttaatttatgtgatatttttcgCTTATCGGCTTGAGAGTTTTAGCAATTTGATTTATGGATTTTCAGTTTATGGGAGTAGTATAATcgtaataaatgagaaaatcacCCGTTTGATTTAACAAATTACATTTGAAACTAAATTGATTAGATCAACTCATCAGTATggtaaaatcaaaatttagataattaaaaCTATTATAAAATGCAATTTTTCTTATgtcaataaatattatggaaAATACATTCTAAAATAGTgatcaaaatttagatatataatttaaatctaaaaaaagaaaagtaacacataaattgaaacaggaGAAGTTTAAATATAAGAACTTAAAGAGCTTTTCGATATAGTTAGGAATTTGGTTAAGAATATGAGCATGATTCAATATATAGTAGTATAAACTTTTTGATAAAAGAATATTCAATTGATCAACCTTCGATGTACGATCAGTTATACCTGATAAAGAGCATCACTTTGCAAAAGGCTCTTGTGGCCAACCTCTTGGTGTTTGATTTCTTGTACTTCACCATTCTTCTCAGCCAtttctttgattattatttttctggtttattgtgaaaggattttctattaGTTTTTGAGTTGAGAAACTATGGAATATATGAACCTATATATGGACAAAATGAGACCGGTTCATTCCAGTACTTTGTAGTTATCGTGTATGCATGGACCGGCCGTCAACCGGGTTTATGGTTGGCGAGTTTTGTCATTGCTTGATGGGTCCCACTGAGTAGTTA
Proteins encoded in this window:
- the LOC125864873 gene encoding caffeoyl-CoA O-methyltransferase 5, with protein sequence MAEKNGEVQEIKHQEVGHKSLLQSDALYQYILETSVYPREPESMKELREVTAKHPWNLMTTSADEGQFLNMLLKLINAKNTMEIGVYTGYSLLATALAIPEDGKILAMDINRENYEIGLPIIEKAGVSHKIDFREGPALPLLDQLLEDKNNHGTYDFIFVDADKDNYINYHKRIIELVKVGGLIGYDNTLWNGSVAAPADAPMRKYVRYYRDFVLELNKALAEDQRVEICMLPIGDGITLCRRII